The following proteins are encoded in a genomic region of Aquella oligotrophica:
- a CDS encoding type VI secretion protein IcmF/TssM N-terminal domain-containing protein — MKKFLKIFFSILLLLIIIGAIAWFVLQEGWQWWVGLTIFFGVVGVWLGIIFFRKFLAKRKMQEFVSRIVEQDIPSIDLPGSRANSIQMLRNRWLEATNLIRLSKAQDIPWFVMLGGTESGKTTAIKHAKLSTALSTTVKNLGINKTENCEWWFLEKSIILDTSSKYVIPENELDDTEEWKEFLHLFLKYRKRKPINGVVVTISAERLLTADHMSLRDEGQNLRKRIDNLMRISWAKFPVYVMITKMDYVFGFNEVAQTLDGNKINEAAGFLNNANETWQKMVDDFFDSVFAKFSQLRNNAVNNSDETPSSGMLILPQEFIEIRAAFNEFIQPVFESNSYQEQPICRGIYLSSSKQEASAKSSILKYQGEYVSSQESDSGRQGVFLRDFFDKILPADSEMVVPAYNALRWRYLASSLGILSILSVTVALGSLLTGTYLHNRNVMNIFFNEYKTAPYLGNDVATNIVTLDNFQRTIRKIDSADKQWFLPSFGLTASSNLIDKLKLQYVDMYKKGFLIDFDKQLYQNIVKLNESTNTEEASIYIEFLTARIDSIDAHITSNKIDTNTLADRNLQMVFPNVAMIIYPQLPLAIANLTDDLYVPYLVWSKDKVAIQRNLKAMLNTLRGLLINDPDWHVIRNQKAFLPFQVDLSDFWGGALGDSAKKVVVPGIFTKEGMSRIDHFIGLVTKAGVIQGGNDPSLQAFWNWYQVEYYEAWRKFVVAFSQVQISSFNDDEKKNLALKMTGESNPYYRFLNFAARELVPNKHLANPPDWANLIMQLDSLQNLSNGESTIVNLQQRVFQGVNKLVNNNTLAQKSELFNQQIKIAGLIGDYNAALSQISPAQISDDSYLLYTGNIFAEYNGKTEPKSPVSIALLKFNQLRQALSIGNSDEISMVWQIEAGPLDFLLQYLMTKTACAIENKWDSEVVGKISTVKSSEIPKILLDKNTGLLWKFVGDTLGPFLTLDQWGYSSRSIYDKTIFAQSVSFNQEFISYINNARPAMIDYQNQYSVNIATVPVTVNPEATTKPYGVILTVQCADGEQTLKNFNYPNQLTVNWSPDKCGDTTLTILFSNLTLNKVYSGGMGFAKFLADFKTGAHEFSNSDFAESDVLEDNYKVNRITVKYKINQNVAAIGLLRNISSNIPQDATNCNNSQKR; from the coding sequence GAGGGTTGGCAATGGTGGGTAGGTCTAACCATCTTTTTTGGTGTTGTGGGTGTTTGGCTGGGAATTATATTTTTCAGAAAATTTCTGGCAAAACGCAAGATGCAGGAGTTTGTCTCGCGCATTGTTGAACAGGATATTCCTTCGATTGATTTGCCGGGGAGTCGTGCAAATTCAATCCAAATGCTTAGAAATCGCTGGCTTGAAGCAACCAATTTGATTCGCCTTTCTAAAGCGCAGGATATTCCATGGTTTGTAATGTTAGGTGGTACTGAGTCAGGAAAAACTACAGCAATAAAACATGCCAAACTAAGTACTGCCTTATCTACGACTGTAAAAAACCTAGGTATAAATAAAACCGAAAATTGTGAGTGGTGGTTTCTTGAAAAATCAATTATATTAGATACTTCAAGCAAGTATGTGATTCCAGAAAATGAATTAGATGATACCGAAGAGTGGAAAGAGTTTTTACATCTGTTTCTTAAATATCGCAAAAGAAAGCCAATAAATGGTGTTGTAGTAACTATATCTGCAGAGCGCTTACTAACCGCAGACCATATGAGTTTACGCGATGAAGGACAGAATTTACGTAAACGAATCGACAATCTGATGCGTATTAGCTGGGCAAAGTTTCCTGTTTATGTGATGATTACCAAAATGGACTATGTTTTTGGGTTTAATGAGGTGGCTCAAACACTAGATGGGAATAAAATAAACGAGGCGGCAGGATTCCTGAACAATGCTAATGAGACCTGGCAAAAGATGGTGGATGATTTTTTTGATTCTGTTTTTGCCAAATTTAGCCAATTAAGGAATAATGCGGTAAATAATTCAGATGAAACCCCGTCATCAGGTATGCTCATACTGCCACAAGAGTTTATTGAGATAAGAGCTGCTTTCAATGAGTTTATTCAACCTGTTTTTGAAAGCAACTCCTATCAGGAACAACCAATTTGTCGCGGAATATACCTTTCGAGTTCAAAGCAGGAAGCAAGTGCCAAGTCTTCAATTCTTAAATATCAAGGGGAGTATGTTTCTAGTCAGGAATCTGATTCTGGTCGGCAGGGTGTATTTTTGCGCGACTTTTTTGATAAGATTTTGCCTGCTGATAGTGAAATGGTTGTTCCGGCATATAATGCGCTGCGTTGGAGATATCTTGCCAGCAGCCTTGGCATTTTATCTATTTTATCTGTTACGGTTGCGTTAGGCAGCCTGCTTACAGGTACATATCTTCATAATCGTAATGTAATGAATATTTTCTTTAATGAATATAAGACTGCACCCTATTTGGGCAATGATGTTGCAACAAATATTGTTACTCTGGATAATTTTCAGCGCACCATTCGCAAAATAGATAGTGCGGATAAGCAGTGGTTCTTACCTTCTTTTGGTTTAACTGCGAGCAGTAATTTAATAGATAAACTAAAGCTACAGTATGTGGACATGTATAAAAAAGGTTTTCTAATTGATTTTGATAAGCAGTTATATCAAAACATTGTAAAACTTAATGAATCAACCAATACAGAAGAAGCTTCGATTTATATTGAGTTTTTGACTGCTCGGATTGACTCAATTGATGCACATATTACTAGTAATAAAATTGACACTAATACCTTGGCTGATCGTAATTTGCAGATGGTATTTCCGAATGTGGCAATGATAATTTATCCACAATTGCCGTTAGCAATTGCCAACTTAACAGATGATTTATATGTTCCATATCTAGTTTGGAGTAAGGATAAGGTTGCAATTCAGCGTAATTTGAAGGCAATGTTAAATACCTTACGGGGATTGTTAATAAATGATCCAGACTGGCATGTTATAAGAAATCAAAAGGCGTTTCTTCCCTTTCAGGTAGACTTGAGTGATTTCTGGGGTGGAGCTTTAGGTGACTCTGCCAAAAAAGTCGTTGTTCCTGGAATATTTACTAAAGAGGGAATGAGTCGTATTGATCATTTTATTGGGCTTGTAACCAAAGCTGGTGTAATTCAGGGTGGCAATGATCCATCTTTACAGGCATTCTGGAATTGGTATCAGGTTGAATATTATGAAGCATGGCGCAAATTTGTGGTTGCATTCAGTCAGGTGCAGATTTCTTCTTTCAATGATGATGAAAAAAAAAATTTGGCTTTGAAAATGACGGGCGAAAGCAACCCTTATTATAGATTTCTCAATTTTGCAGCCCGCGAACTGGTTCCAAACAAGCATTTGGCTAATCCACCGGATTGGGCAAACCTTATCATGCAGTTAGATAGCTTACAAAATCTTTCAAATGGTGAATCAACGATTGTTAATTTGCAGCAGCGAGTTTTTCAGGGCGTTAATAAATTAGTAAATAACAATACACTTGCGCAAAAATCGGAATTATTTAATCAGCAAATTAAAATTGCTGGGCTGATCGGTGATTATAATGCGGCATTATCACAGATTTCGCCTGCGCAAATCTCTGATGATAGCTATTTACTTTATACTGGAAATATTTTTGCTGAATATAATGGTAAAACAGAGCCAAAATCGCCAGTAAGTATTGCTTTACTTAAATTTAATCAGTTACGTCAGGCTTTAAGTATTGGTAACAGTGATGAAATTTCAATGGTATGGCAGATAGAAGCTGGTCCACTAGATTTTTTATTACAGTATTTAATGACTAAAACAGCTTGTGCCATTGAAAATAAATGGGATAGTGAAGTCGTTGGAAAAATAAGTACCGTAAAAAGTTCTGAAATTCCCAAGATTTTACTCGATAAAAATACTGGTTTATTATGGAAGTTTGTTGGAGATACATTGGGTCCATTCTTAACTCTTGATCAATGGGGATATTCTTCTCGTAGTATTTATGATAAAACTATATTTGCCCAATCAGTAAGCTTTAACCAAGAGTTTATTTCCTATATAAATAATGCCCGTCCGGCAATGATTGATTATCAAAATCAGTATTCGGTTAACATTGCTACGGTTCCAGTGACCGTGAATCCTGAGGCGACTACTAAACCTTATGGGGTAATACTTACTGTTCAATGCGCTGATGGCGAACAGACTTTGAAAAATTTCAATTATCCAAATCAGCTTACAGTAAATTGGTCTCCTGATAAGTGTGGCGACACAACATTAACTATATTATTTTCGAATTTGACCCTTAATAAGGTTTACTCTGGTGGTATGGGATTTGCAAAATTTTTGGCTGATTTCAAAACGGGTGCACACGAATTCAGTAATAGTGATTTTGCAGAATCCGATGTATTGGAGGATAACTATAAGGTTAATAGAATAACAGTTAAATATAAGATAAATCAGAATGTTGCAGCAATCGGTTTATTGAGAAATATTAGTTCTAATATTCCGCAGGATGCAACTAATTGTAACAATTCTCAAAAAAGATAA
- the tssA gene encoding type VI secretion system protein TssA — protein sequence MENLIVGAAPIPGDHPAGTDIRSSSLFEQITEEIDKRTALTSTGTTDWNKVIAVAQNILSEHSKDILVCSYLNVGLLNISGLRGLADGVQIYRDLVITYWNNGLFPPRINGRLNAISWWADNISEQLHKMPTEKWLATDKLQLEKNYTELIDFLSENGVEDLDQIYMLRHANMSLILEATNEEELTSSNSETTTIPIAERSSFANGNQEATVTSQQQATSILRSVSSDIVLNIDDNLERSLDSVLMALNKVSALIANEQPLSYKLYKINRFIAWFDVDIIPPADTELKTMLPPPDEHLQQLIIGYYQEQNWLELLKVAETRVVDFRFWFDLSYYVHRSLIGINQQHAANEVSYAVLLLIKRLKGVEKLCFSDGMPFATNETQEWINSILGDVGGGVNSYSTALQGNEELALELHEASELAKSGKELAAIAFLHQKIITSSSIQARFIRILQFCQYSLSTGNGQLASGYVNEILSIIDAHQLESWDPVMAANAYKLILNMSKQKKAIKLSEAAINDVLSRLTILDPTIALGYY from the coding sequence ATGGAAAATTTAATAGTAGGGGCAGCACCAATCCCTGGTGATCATCCTGCCGGGACAGATATTCGTTCAAGTTCGCTTTTTGAACAGATAACCGAGGAAATAGATAAAAGAACTGCGTTAACTTCAACAGGTACTACAGATTGGAATAAGGTAATTGCGGTAGCGCAAAATATTTTAAGTGAGCATTCTAAGGATATATTGGTTTGTAGCTACTTAAACGTTGGCTTACTTAATATTTCTGGATTACGTGGCTTGGCTGATGGAGTACAAATTTATCGTGATCTTGTCATAACCTATTGGAATAATGGCTTATTCCCTCCGAGAATCAATGGGCGATTAAACGCTATTAGCTGGTGGGCAGATAATATCAGTGAACAACTTCATAAAATGCCCACTGAGAAATGGTTAGCCACTGATAAACTTCAACTTGAGAAAAATTATACTGAATTAATTGATTTTTTATCTGAAAATGGTGTTGAAGATCTTGATCAGATTTATATGTTAAGACATGCTAATATGTCTTTAATTCTTGAGGCTACGAATGAAGAAGAATTAACTTCCTCAAATTCAGAAACTACTACCATACCAATTGCTGAAAGATCTTCTTTTGCTAATGGAAATCAAGAAGCTACTGTTACATCGCAGCAGCAAGCTACTTCCATTTTAAGGTCTGTTAGTTCTGATATTGTACTTAATATTGATGATAATCTTGAAAGATCGCTTGATTCTGTGCTTATGGCATTGAATAAGGTTAGTGCATTAATAGCTAATGAACAGCCCCTATCATATAAATTATATAAAATCAATCGCTTTATTGCTTGGTTTGATGTGGATATAATTCCTCCCGCAGATACTGAGTTAAAGACTATGTTACCACCGCCGGATGAGCACTTACAGCAATTAATAATTGGGTATTACCAGGAGCAGAACTGGCTTGAACTACTGAAAGTTGCCGAAACCAGAGTTGTTGATTTCAGGTTCTGGTTTGATTTGTCTTATTATGTTCATCGTTCTCTGATTGGTATAAATCAGCAACATGCGGCAAATGAAGTCAGCTATGCAGTCTTATTGCTAATCAAGCGATTGAAGGGCGTAGAGAAATTATGTTTTTCTGATGGTATGCCGTTTGCAACAAATGAAACACAGGAATGGATAAATAGTATTCTTGGTGATGTGGGTGGAGGTGTTAATTCTTATAGCACTGCTCTACAAGGTAATGAGGAGTTAGCACTTGAACTACATGAGGCGAGTGAGTTAGCTAAATCAGGTAAAGAGTTGGCCGCAATAGCGTTTCTACATCAAAAGATAATAACCTCTTCTTCGATTCAAGCTCGGTTTATCCGGATACTTCAATTTTGCCAATATAGCTTATCAACTGGGAATGGGCAGCTTGCTAGTGGTTATGTAAATGAAATTCTCTCAATTATAGATGCGCATCAGCTAGAGAGCTGGGATCCTGTTATGGCGGCAAATGCCTATAAGCTGATTCTGAATATGTCAAAACAGAAAAAAGCGATAAAATTAAGTGAAGCTGCCATAAATGATGTATTATCTAGATTAACAATTCTTGATCCTACTATTGCGCTAGGCTATTATTAG
- a CDS encoding glutathione S-transferase family protein: protein MTLELYSNDSSYYSMIARLVLVEKGVRYNLNQIDIHIKMEQFNPEYVRIQPNMTVPALVSGNDVLDGSEKILRYVNEHFTGVNLYPEEDQVAIDDSLKRHYAFSIEDLTMGNAMRKSPIAKFALGRGLDRGTAKCLELMKKHPEFTVACQKKLELEKERRKLILSSENNYEQMLKEATEICDFLESSLAKHEYAASNSYSLADIVWTVFIARLFMIKFDNMITSRKNLNNYWQRMSSRESFVLANIRMSMPKKLLLRIMLALIFKI, encoded by the coding sequence ATGACACTTGAACTTTATAGCAATGATTCCTCTTACTATAGCATGATAGCTCGGCTAGTACTGGTTGAGAAAGGTGTCAGATATAATCTTAATCAAATTGATATTCATATCAAGATGGAGCAGTTTAATCCTGAATATGTTCGTATTCAGCCAAACATGACGGTGCCTGCGCTTGTTTCTGGTAATGATGTTTTAGATGGTAGTGAGAAGATACTCCGCTATGTAAATGAGCATTTTACTGGAGTGAATTTATATCCAGAAGAAGATCAGGTGGCTATTGACGATTCATTAAAGCGGCATTATGCATTTTCAATTGAAGACTTAACAATGGGTAATGCAATGAGAAAGTCGCCGATAGCTAAATTTGCTCTTGGTAGAGGATTAGATCGAGGAACAGCAAAATGCCTTGAATTAATGAAGAAACATCCTGAATTTACCGTTGCCTGTCAAAAAAAACTTGAGCTTGAAAAAGAACGACGCAAGCTGATTCTCTCCAGTGAAAATAATTATGAACAAATGTTGAAAGAGGCTACTGAGATTTGTGATTTTCTTGAGAGCTCTTTGGCTAAGCATGAGTATGCAGCAAGTAATAGTTATAGTCTTGCCGATATTGTTTGGACGGTGTTCATTGCTCGCCTCTTTATGATAAAATTTGATAATATGATTACAAGCCGGAAAAATTTAAATAACTATTGGCAGAGAATGAGTTCTCGTGAGAGTTTTGTGCTGGCAAACATTCGAATGTCTATGCCTAAAAAGCTTCTGCTTAGAATTATGCTGGCATTAATTTTTAAAATCTGA
- a CDS encoding RNA recognition motif domain-containing protein has protein sequence MKKTLFVAGLDFNLTDAQVKGVFEKYGTVESAKIITDKFSGRSRGFGFVEMSSQEEAEECIRVLNNASVNGRQIAVKFKEDKPAGSSNTARRW, from the coding sequence ATGAAAAAAACATTATTTGTTGCTGGTTTGGATTTTAATTTGACAGATGCTCAAGTTAAAGGTGTATTTGAAAAATATGGTACAGTTGAATCAGCAAAAATCATTACTGATAAATTCTCGGGTAGAAGTCGTGGTTTTGGATTTGTTGAAATGTCAAGCCAAGAAGAGGCTGAAGAATGCATTCGTGTTTTAAATAATGCATCAGTAAATGGTCGTCAGATTGCTGTAAAATTTAAAGAAGATAAACCAGCTGGTAGTAGTAATACTGCTAGACGTTGGTAA
- a CDS encoding HlyD family secretion protein, with the protein MKIKRRKLNFAMIIFMLGGLIALGYFTTYLFTVTDEAFVVENMTPISSSVGGHIEKIFVENGQVLKKGDPILQISPEKYDLEYAGVKAQYEQAKVGIEVIKKRIEVTTLDLKAAQDQLARMRYEYQQKSDKSVTKGVPGLELKMLEYNIKSQENVVAGLKKQIELEAVELKQANVGIETLKVASEKAAMDVANTIVKAPADGYIQNLYIGVGTSALPHEGLFNFIDTANTYIQANFNETDLAGVHAGDKVLIFPRAYLGRKVFHGIVMSDNWSVDRQHVIPLKETQIVFSANHWLNLPQRMPVQIKVVDTDSSYPLRPGMSTYVYIKSK; encoded by the coding sequence ATGAAAATTAAAAGACGCAAGCTTAATTTTGCGATGATTATATTTATGCTAGGTGGATTGATTGCGCTTGGCTATTTTACGACATATCTATTTACTGTGACGGATGAGGCTTTTGTTGTGGAAAACATGACCCCAATTTCATCTTCAGTTGGTGGACATATTGAGAAAATCTTTGTCGAAAATGGGCAAGTCCTCAAAAAAGGTGATCCAATATTACAAATTAGTCCAGAGAAATACGATCTTGAATACGCTGGAGTTAAGGCACAGTACGAGCAGGCAAAAGTTGGTATAGAAGTTATCAAAAAGAGAATCGAGGTTACTACTCTTGATCTCAAGGCAGCACAGGATCAGTTAGCTCGCATGCGTTATGAATATCAACAAAAAAGTGATAAATCAGTAACTAAGGGAGTTCCCGGACTTGAACTAAAGATGCTTGAATATAATATCAAATCACAAGAAAATGTTGTTGCCGGACTTAAAAAGCAAATAGAACTAGAGGCGGTTGAGCTAAAACAGGCAAATGTTGGGATTGAAACATTGAAAGTTGCCAGCGAAAAAGCCGCAATGGATGTTGCCAATACCATCGTAAAAGCTCCAGCCGATGGCTATATTCAGAACCTGTATATTGGTGTTGGAACGTCTGCTTTACCCCATGAGGGACTATTTAATTTCATTGATACTGCTAATACTTACATTCAGGCAAATTTTAATGAAACAGATCTGGCAGGGGTACATGCTGGTGATAAAGTTCTGATTTTCCCACGCGCATATCTTGGACGCAAGGTATTTCATGGCATAGTTATGTCGGATAACTGGTCTGTTGATAGACAGCATGTTATTCCATTAAAAGAAACCCAGATAGTCTTTTCAGCCAATCACTGGTTAAATTTACCACAGCGGATGCCGGTGCAGATTAAAGTGGTAGATACTGATTCCAGCTATCCACTTCGTCCTGGTATGAGTACCTACGTTTATATAAAAAGTAAATAA
- a CDS encoding TolC family protein — MMKKLWLISPLALMIGCSYFSPDYHKPDVAIPQSWSAQNPNLSKISESLPYLAWWQKFNDPLLNNYIESGLKNNLTIEMAKANLEAAQGQLLTVKLNWIPMLNLFGGYINGTTQNNFAPIGNLGLVNNTGAFFAVLPAYTINLFTNYTLQKQAGYNVEVAQNAELSIRLAVIGQVAAAYFTILAQRQLLVQFNQLENDAKELVTITEAMDKQGLANSISIDELRSKQQLVSGQLAIINKNLIAAENALRYLINQPPGKTVTAANFDNINPTQVIPGNLPVAVIASRPDVMKAEAQLKAANEGISVASSALLPGINLNYFFAQGAGSQTFNNPDPVPTVSSTNSNQQSYYAAYANWTISPSVFGQIDTNTAVFKSALANYKQVVNTALHEVDNALANNNGYNLKMVADTLVYKNLESVVATKKAMYNKGLTTYMLVLTSKIEKDIMAIDITQTRLQQMLSLVVLYQGLGGGYMLKSEAVIKKPVVGKINEN, encoded by the coding sequence ATGATGAAAAAGCTCTGGTTAATTTCTCCTCTAGCCCTAATGATTGGCTGTTCCTATTTTTCACCAGACTATCATAAGCCCGATGTTGCTATTCCACAATCATGGTCAGCACAAAATCCTAATCTATCAAAGATAAGTGAAAGCCTACCCTACCTGGCTTGGTGGCAAAAATTTAATGATCCCTTATTAAATAATTACATTGAAAGTGGCTTAAAAAATAATCTGACGATTGAAATGGCAAAAGCTAATTTGGAAGCAGCGCAAGGGCAATTATTGACCGTTAAATTAAACTGGATTCCGATGCTAAACCTTTTTGGTGGCTATATTAATGGAACTACGCAAAATAATTTTGCCCCAATCGGTAATCTTGGACTTGTCAATAATACTGGTGCTTTTTTTGCAGTACTACCAGCTTATACGATAAATCTCTTTACCAATTACACTTTACAAAAACAGGCTGGATATAATGTTGAAGTTGCCCAAAATGCAGAATTGAGTATTCGCCTTGCAGTGATCGGGCAAGTCGCTGCTGCTTATTTTACGATCCTAGCACAGCGACAACTTCTGGTACAATTTAATCAGCTTGAGAACGATGCCAAAGAACTAGTTACTATCACCGAAGCAATGGATAAACAAGGATTAGCCAATAGCATTAGTATTGACGAATTACGGAGTAAACAGCAGTTAGTCAGTGGGCAACTAGCAATAATCAATAAAAACCTGATTGCTGCGGAAAATGCCCTTCGCTATCTAATTAATCAACCGCCCGGTAAAACAGTCACAGCAGCTAATTTTGATAATATTAATCCAACGCAAGTTATTCCGGGCAATCTCCCAGTAGCGGTGATTGCGTCGAGACCGGATGTAATGAAAGCCGAAGCACAGCTAAAAGCTGCCAATGAAGGTATCAGCGTAGCTTCGAGTGCGCTATTGCCCGGAATAAATCTTAATTATTTCTTTGCCCAAGGTGCCGGCTCACAAACCTTTAATAATCCAGATCCAGTACCAACGGTTAGTAGCACGAATAGTAATCAACAAAGTTATTATGCTGCTTATGCCAATTGGACTATTTCGCCTAGTGTCTTTGGTCAGATTGATACCAATACCGCAGTATTTAAATCTGCGCTCGCCAATTATAAGCAGGTGGTAAACACTGCTTTACATGAAGTTGATAATGCATTGGCAAATAATAATGGTTATAATCTAAAGATGGTAGCCGATACTCTTGTCTATAAAAATCTGGAAAGTGTAGTAGCTACCAAAAAAGCTATGTATAATAAGGGGCTTACAACCTATATGTTGGTATTGACTAGTAAAATTGAAAAAGATATTATGGCAATCGATATTACTCAGACTAGACTACAACAGATGCTTTCGCTGGTAGTATTATATCAGGGGCTTGGTGGTGGCTACATGCTTAAATCTGAGGCAGTTATCAAAAAACCAGTAGTGGGAAAAATTAATGAAAATTAA
- a CDS encoding YoaK family protein, whose protein sequence is MKHTIAQQRDWIYRAVGLLSFNGGLVSMVTFVSFIHNSVGYVTGNISFAADAFANGNILAFKSFMLALLAFLFGSIVSGVIIPIDNAERGSNYNIALIFEIICIICGGIGLKAGFDSARYFLAIAMGIQNALTTYYGKSIIRTTHMTGTMTDLGIILGHWIRGNAVEKWRIVVYLSLLTGFFVGSVVGAIAYKFIGYGTLIISVLLCMIMLRFSHADILKNT, encoded by the coding sequence ATGAAACATACCATAGCCCAGCAACGTGACTGGATTTACCGTGCAGTAGGACTTCTTTCTTTTAATGGCGGACTAGTTAGCATGGTTACATTTGTCAGTTTTATCCATAACTCGGTTGGCTATGTAACTGGAAATATTTCTTTTGCTGCCGACGCATTTGCCAATGGTAATATTCTAGCTTTTAAGAGCTTCATGTTAGCTTTGCTAGCATTTTTATTTGGCTCGATAGTTAGTGGAGTTATTATTCCGATAGATAATGCTGAACGAGGTAGTAACTATAATATTGCTTTAATCTTTGAGATAATTTGTATTATTTGTGGTGGAATTGGGCTTAAAGCTGGTTTTGATTCAGCACGCTATTTTTTAGCAATTGCAATGGGTATTCAGAATGCACTTACCACCTATTATGGCAAGTCAATCATCCGTACGACACATATGACTGGTACTATGACAGATCTCGGGATTATCCTTGGGCACTGGATCCGGGGAAATGCAGTTGAAAAGTGGCGAATAGTTGTTTATTTAAGTCTTCTGACAGGCTTCTTTGTTGGTAGTGTGGTGGGTGCAATTGCCTACAAATTTATTGGTTATGGAACATTAATAATTTCTGTGTTACTATGTATGATAATGCTACGCTTTAGTCATGCTGACATCTTAAAAAATACTTAG
- a CDS encoding LysR family transcriptional regulator, which produces MKMIEEILLFSDLINVGSFIKLSDKSGISQPTISRKIQALEEEYGTLLIRTSHGIRLTDNGNKFYNKSLELKQNINNWFRNFNDAERNQINILLPEWMGQTVVKNGILPFLKNYPNIRLNIKYGDRRVDFIKENLDFAITSVQPKQSFQIAKFLDAGKIIYYCRHDYIKKDGLPESLEKLGLEHKFLAVNQDPILELKDNQIPQSRYLHTNDQHLETMNISADLILSDYVTAQQIMNADNNFISVTYESLIQEQLSSGFFIPVMRNTYAKSISYQIIMPERVVNDYKKNFIDLLLGNINLSMRVAVT; this is translated from the coding sequence ATGAAAATGATTGAAGAAATTTTGCTATTCAGTGATCTGATAAATGTGGGTTCATTTATTAAGTTATCCGACAAGTCTGGGATTAGTCAACCAACTATTAGTCGTAAAATTCAGGCTCTGGAGGAAGAATATGGAACACTTCTGATCCGGACTTCTCATGGGATAAGATTAACCGATAACGGTAATAAATTCTACAATAAATCCCTTGAACTAAAACAAAATATTAATAATTGGTTTAGAAATTTCAATGATGCTGAGCGTAATCAGATTAATATCTTACTGCCAGAGTGGATGGGGCAAACAGTTGTCAAAAATGGAATATTACCTTTTCTGAAAAACTATCCAAATATTCGGCTTAATATAAAATATGGTGATAGACGGGTTGACTTTATAAAAGAAAATCTTGATTTTGCAATTACAAGTGTTCAGCCAAAACAAAGCTTTCAGATAGCAAAATTTCTTGATGCGGGAAAAATTATCTATTATTGCCGCCACGATTATATAAAGAAGGACGGCCTTCCAGAAAGTCTTGAGAAACTGGGTTTGGAGCATAAATTTCTTGCAGTTAATCAAGATCCAATTCTTGAATTAAAAGATAATCAAATCCCACAAAGTCGTTATTTGCATACGAATGATCAGCATTTAGAAACTATGAATATTTCAGCTGACCTTATATTATCTGATTATGTAACAGCACAGCAAATAATGAATGCAGATAATAATTTTATATCAGTTACATACGAAAGCTTAATTCAGGAACAACTATCAAGTGGCTTTTTTATACCGGTTATGCGAAACACTTATGCTAAAAGCATAAGTTATCAGATTATCATGCCAGAACGGGTAGTTAATGATTATAAAAAGAATTTTATAGATTTACTTCTGGGGAATATAAATCTTTCAATGAGAGTAGCTGTTACCTAG